A DNA window from Luteolibacter luteus contains the following coding sequences:
- a CDS encoding FG-GAP repeat protein, with amino-acid sequence MITTVRSIALAASTLALLPGARASLTAAFDQNVSGPRTHSSFGDNIVAVGNFMAVSEDNRVYLYERNGGTWDIFARKNMITSPGSNSDEFGHRVLMPDRNTIIVSDPLFNALTPSGGTNNDQGAVYVFGRDVGGDNNWGLIKQITATDHQLPNAALSKRLGDVMAYSEGRMVISASTGTSTAKFLYVFEKDRGGLNQWGQVPGVKLEGTSQSILNFGYTVAMAGDLIVVGSPFEGYQETPSSPVVSARGAVFFYARNQGGTDRWGLLPNGKRYTPDGAATDYFGRTISISGDLMAVGAPGRDLSAAQQDAGMVYTLARNQGGPGAWGFTPARITAPDAAGGDEFGAVVTLRGDALAVCANDDDVAGVNDAGSIYLFEKSLANQWQAVSGGKFSIDVVPGITMVNTGFDSELFMDEQRLLFWSRVSSLGRVVTDIRLTGFPPAGGGLGSITYTQQGRVTFLPAAAGSYQLRSSTDLQTWIDHGASFSGSPGVPVSVETGAAGGSQRRFFRVESR; translated from the coding sequence ATGATCACTACTGTTAGAAGCATCGCCTTGGCAGCCTCCACCTTGGCACTCCTCCCCGGCGCACGAGCATCTCTCACCGCGGCCTTCGACCAGAACGTCTCCGGACCGCGCACCCACAGTTCCTTCGGCGACAACATCGTCGCCGTGGGAAACTTCATGGCGGTCTCCGAGGACAACCGCGTCTATCTCTACGAGCGCAACGGCGGAACCTGGGACATCTTCGCCCGCAAGAATATGATCACGTCTCCGGGCAGCAACTCGGATGAATTCGGTCACCGCGTCCTGATGCCGGACCGGAATACCATCATCGTTTCCGATCCGCTCTTCAACGCTCTGACTCCCTCAGGCGGCACCAACAATGATCAAGGAGCCGTTTACGTCTTCGGCCGGGATGTCGGTGGAGACAACAACTGGGGCCTCATCAAGCAAATCACCGCCACCGATCACCAACTCCCCAATGCAGCCTTGTCGAAACGCCTCGGCGACGTGATGGCTTATTCGGAGGGCCGCATGGTCATCTCCGCCTCGACCGGCACCTCCACTGCAAAGTTCCTCTACGTCTTCGAGAAGGACCGCGGAGGGCTGAACCAGTGGGGCCAAGTCCCGGGGGTGAAACTGGAAGGGACCAGCCAGAGCATTCTGAACTTCGGCTATACCGTTGCCATGGCAGGAGACCTGATCGTCGTGGGATCTCCCTTCGAAGGTTATCAGGAAACCCCTTCGTCACCCGTTGTTTCAGCCCGGGGAGCAGTCTTCTTCTACGCCCGGAACCAAGGTGGCACAGACCGATGGGGACTTCTCCCCAATGGAAAAAGATACACGCCGGACGGCGCGGCAACCGACTACTTCGGGCGGACCATCTCCATCTCTGGAGATCTCATGGCCGTGGGGGCACCGGGCCGGGATCTCTCCGCAGCACAGCAGGATGCGGGTATGGTCTACACCCTCGCAAGGAATCAGGGCGGACCCGGCGCGTGGGGATTCACCCCGGCAAGGATCACCGCTCCGGACGCGGCGGGCGGGGATGAATTCGGTGCCGTAGTGACTCTCCGGGGGGATGCTCTCGCGGTCTGTGCCAACGATGATGACGTGGCCGGGGTCAACGATGCGGGGTCGATCTACCTTTTCGAGAAGAGCCTGGCGAACCAATGGCAGGCAGTGAGCGGCGGCAAGTTCTCCATCGATGTCGTGCCCGGGATCACCATGGTGAATACCGGTTTCGATTCAGAACTTTTCATGGACGAGCAGCGTCTCCTCTTCTGGTCCCGCGTTTCCTCCTTGGGACGGGTCGTCACGGACATCCGTCTCACCGGGTTCCCTCCGGCCGGCGGAGGTCTCGGCAGCATCACCTATACCCAGCAGGGGCGCGTGACCTTTTTGCCCGCCGCAGCGGGTAGCTACCAACTCCGATCCAGCACCGATCTCCAAACTTGGATCGACCATGGAGCAAGCTTCTCCGGATCACCTGGAGTTCCGGTGAGCGTGGAAACGGGTGCCGCCGGCGGGTCCCAGCGACGATTCTTCCGAGTCGAAAGCAGGTGA